ACAAGAGTTACAGGGAAAGTGCTTTATCCTGATGGTTTTAACATAACAAGTGACTATAAATTGCCGTGTTGGATTTGTAATGCAAGAATCTTAGATAGAAATTGCTATATACCCGAAAATAAGCATCCTGCCGAATTAGCTAAAGAAGTTGTAAATACTTTTAAAGATAAAGTTAAAATTTACAATCAGTCAGTAAATTCGTTAGCACCATGCAGAACTAAGCATATGTCTTCTTGGGCTTCTGAAATTGACTTATTAAGTTATAAATACGATATTTTGTTTATACAGTCTGCCGGTAATATTCACAAAGAAACATCAACTGTAATGCCTTATTCCGGAATAAAAAATTATTTAAATTCAAATAAAAACTATCCTGATTATTTGTATGAAGAAAAAAGTTCTAGAATTTCAAACCCAGCACAAAGTATGTTTGCATTAACGATTGGTTCATTAGCTAATGGTGAATTTTTAGATGAAATAACCGGTGAATGTTCATTAGAAAAAATGCATCAACCCTCATCCTTTTCAAGAACCGGTTTTGGCTTATGGGGCAGTATAAAGCCTGATGTTGTAGAATATGGCGGTGGATATGTCAAATCTAATGATAATAACCTTACTATTAAAGAAGACACATCCGTAGAATTACTTCGGACGTCTCCTCCCGGACCTGCCTTTGCTAAAGATGATATTGGGACATCATATAGTACGCCAAAAGTTTCATATGTTGCATCCGAAATTCAAAAATTGTTTCCTGATCAACCTGCATTATTGTATAGAGCTTTAATCGGTCACTCCGCTGAATGGACTGAATGGACAAAGGATTTATTAGCAAATGAAAAATTAAAAGTTTTAAGATCAATTGGTTATGGTGTGCCAAATTTAAAAAATGCTCTTCAAAATAATGAATATAAAATTACATTTATCACAGACCAAAAGGTTGAAATAAATGTAAAAGAAGCACATATGTATTATATTCCTATTCCCGACTCTTTGAGAACACGAATAGAAGAAATAGATGTAAAAGTAACTGTTACTTTAGCGTATACTGCAAAGCCAAGAAGAACAAGAATGCATAAAAAAGGGTATTTGTCTTCTTGGCTTGAATGGGATTCTTGTAAGCCGAGTGAACCAATAGAAAATTTTCAAAACCGTATTTTTGCGGATGGCAGTGGTCACGAAAAATATGATAATGAACCATGGCAATTTGCGACCAAGCCAAATGATGGAATTATTCGTGGAATATCAAGAAATGAAAGTACTTTACAAAAAGATTGGCGAATAATTCAATCTAATGAACTCCCTGAAAAATTTGCTATTGCTGTTAAAAGTCATCAGGGCTGGGATAAAGATCCTTTTTCTAAATCCTATTACTCCCTTATTGTAAGTTTTGAAGCTATAAATAGTGATTTACCCATATATGAATCCATAAAAACTGAAGTTCAAAGTGAAATTGAGCTTGAAACAGAAGCAGAATCTGAAATACAGTTATAAAATAATAAAAAATTTTATGAGAAGAACATTTTATGTTAATTTATAAATGCAAAGAGTTTTTGAATTAGAATTCATGTAATGTTTTCAAGGTATTTGTATGATAGAAAAATTAAATATAGAAAATTTTAAAAGTTTTGCTGATAGGCAGGAAATACCTATTAAGCCAATTACGCTGATTTATGGAGCCAATTCATCTGGTAAATCTTCAATATTACAAATGCTATTAATGTTAAAACAGACGCTTGAATTAGCAAACAGCACTGATATTCCTCTCCAACCATCAGGAATTGTTGAACTTGGCAATTTTACAGAATTTGTTAATAGTCATGAAAAAGATAAAAGTATTTTTATTAATATAACTGTTAATAATTTGCCAAAAAGTAAGAATTTCCATAAAGGATCTATTGCTAAGGTTATCACGACTACTAAATTTAGTATGGAATTTGAATTTAGAGCTGATCCTGATATTTATGTCAAACAGATTAAAATAAATGCCGGCGATGAGAATATCTGTATTTTAACGCCATTTGATAGAAAATTGAAAAGTAAAGGACAGCTTAATCTATTCTTTTTAAAATCTTCACAATTTTATATATCAGCATTTAATTGGGAAGCATTATTCTGGAAAGAGATATATGATATTTACAGGAATGAATTACTGAGAATATCTGAAAAAACTGACAAATCAAATTTTTTAAATGATTGTATCTCTAGAAAGAAAGAGATTGAATTATCCTTAGAAAAAACCGAAAATGAGAAAATTTCATTTATTAATGAATTAGAAAATTTATTAAAGTTTAAAGATGATTTAGATGATTATAAAACTGAATTAGAAGATAAAAAGGATGAACTGGAAAATTATAAAGACGAATTATCTGACAAAAATAATGAAATGGAAAATAAGGTAATAGACTTATCTATAAAAAAATCCAAAATGCAAAGTTTGCAAGAAAATTTTAAAAGGAAAATTGAAGAAGGTGTACCAGCTCATAATCTAGCAGATTTAAATAATGAATTTTTAAAACTTAAAGATGAAGTTCCTGAATTAAAAACAGAGATATCTAACTTAGAAGACGAAATAGATGATATTGGTGGTGATATTGAATCTATAGGTCATGATATTGAGTCAATAAGTTCTGAAATTTATTCAATTGAAGAAAAAATTGATAAATATAATTTAAATATCGAAGATTTAGGAAGTGATATTTCATCTGTAGGTGATGATATTTCAGGTTTGGGAGGTCAAATCCAAACTTTTAATGATAGTACTTCTGAAATTTATAATAAAGTATCAGAATTAGATGAAAAAATTTCAGAATTAGATGGTTTTATTTCTGATTTAGAATACCAATTTATATCAGAATTGGAAGATAGAATATCAAAATTAGAAAATGAATTGAAGCCTCTTGATGAAATGAAAAATAAAATAAAAGAATTAGACCAAGAAATTGAATATCATATAAATATTAAGAAAATAATAGAAGATAATGATTTTGAAATAATTCGGTCCAGATGTCAAGAATTATATAAATATAATATTTTTAATCTGAAAAATTTTTTACCGATAGTTAATAAATCTCAGCCGATATATGCCAATAAAATGTTTTTATATAGATATAATTTAATCGATTTAGTAGAACTTATTCAATTTTTATCTAATGAAATTGAAACATTTTTAGAAAAAATAGCATATATAGGCCCTCTTAGAGAAAAACCTGATAGATCATATACCTTTGATGGAAACCTTTATGAATATGTGGGATCTTCAGGAAAAATGGTTCCTAATATTTTATTTAAAAACACTAAATTGATAAATGAGATAAATCCTCTTTTTGAAAAAATGGGTTTAGATTATAAATTAGAAATTGTCAGCTTAAGTGAAAACAATGAAAGCATTATAGACACTTTCTCCGTTAGATTAATTGAGCTTTCAACAGGTATTAAAGTTAGTGTACTGGACGTTGGATTTGGAATAAGTCAATTATTACCAATAATCGTTCAAAGTCTGCTATCTCAAAATAAAATTTTATTAATTGAACAACCAGAAATACATTTACATCCAAAACTACAGGGTGAATTAGGTGAATTTTTTGCAAAAAATATTAAAAGAACGCAAAACAAATTTATAATTGAAACACATAGCGAGAATATTATTTTAAGATTAAAAAAATTAATAAAGAAAAAAGAACTTAGTAAAGATGATGTATCAGTAATTTACGTTGATAAGACGAAAAATGGCTCTGTATGTCATATTTTAAAACTAGACGATAATGGTGATTTTATTGACAATTGGCCAAACGGTTTCTTTGAAGAATCTTTTGAGGAGATATTTGGCTAATATGTTGATCCCTGTAGTTTTATCCCCACGTATTTTTAATGTT
The sequence above is drawn from the bacterium genome and encodes:
- a CDS encoding S8 family serine peptidase, with the translated sequence MPVNFEHLKFHKTIKNRAKIQGGGNSSEISKQNKTNRFQHSNKLKSELNTLLNQHKSFSDERQAMGFAALPLEVPLLLKVDEETYPIDELYKYGLEVVSEEENGYIIVATDEQGLEKFQNLLEIFKQTTAKGESIRGSGKIAEIHEINTEDLPQKRLSEYLFNLWPFDDNTIFVFDISIECKGLEPFSVSDKRKSETDEAYCERSQTEKLNKYAEWDNFIDAREDKFNNFLEPYVGQYEILVQRNMDNYCFGEPPEYFDIRIKTNGKVLKDLTLNFPYIFEISEPDNFICEIPKQQISQTELEFNILAPDHNAPAICIMDSGVQEGHKYLAPSILNNESKSFIDEESVFDEYNPNGHGTRVTGKVLYPDGFNITSDYKLPCWICNARILDRNCYIPENKHPAELAKEVVNTFKDKVKIYNQSVNSLAPCRTKHMSSWASEIDLLSYKYDILFIQSAGNIHKETSTVMPYSGIKNYLNSNKNYPDYLYEEKSSRISNPAQSMFALTIGSLANGEFLDEITGECSLEKMHQPSSFSRTGFGLWGSIKPDVVEYGGGYVKSNDNNLTIKEDTSVELLRTSPPGPAFAKDDIGTSYSTPKVSYVASEIQKLFPDQPALLYRALIGHSAEWTEWTKDLLANEKLKVLRSIGYGVPNLKNALQNNEYKITFITDQKVEINVKEAHMYYIPIPDSLRTRIEEIDVKVTVTLAYTAKPRRTRMHKKGYLSSWLEWDSCKPSEPIENFQNRIFADGSGHEKYDNEPWQFATKPNDGIIRGISRNESTLQKDWRIIQSNELPEKFAIAVKSHQGWDKDPFSKSYYSLIVSFEAINSDLPIYESIKTEVQSEIELETEAESEIQL
- a CDS encoding DUF3696 domain-containing protein, producing the protein MIEKLNIENFKSFADRQEIPIKPITLIYGANSSGKSSILQMLLMLKQTLELANSTDIPLQPSGIVELGNFTEFVNSHEKDKSIFINITVNNLPKSKNFHKGSIAKVITTTKFSMEFEFRADPDIYVKQIKINAGDENICILTPFDRKLKSKGQLNLFFLKSSQFYISAFNWEALFWKEIYDIYRNELLRISEKTDKSNFLNDCISRKKEIELSLEKTENEKISFINELENLLKFKDDLDDYKTELEDKKDELENYKDELSDKNNEMENKVIDLSIKKSKMQSLQENFKRKIEEGVPAHNLADLNNEFLKLKDEVPELKTEISNLEDEIDDIGGDIESIGHDIESISSEIYSIEEKIDKYNLNIEDLGSDISSVGDDISGLGGQIQTFNDSTSEIYNKVSELDEKISELDGFISDLEYQFISELEDRISKLENELKPLDEMKNKIKELDQEIEYHINIKKIIEDNDFEIIRSRCQELYKYNIFNLKNFLPIVNKSQPIYANKMFLYRYNLIDLVELIQFLSNEIETFLEKIAYIGPLREKPDRSYTFDGNLYEYVGSSGKMVPNILFKNTKLINEINPLFEKMGLDYKLEIVSLSENNESIIDTFSVRLIELSTGIKVSVLDVGFGISQLLPIIVQSLLSQNKILLIEQPEIHLHPKLQGELGEFFAKNIKRTQNKFIIETHSENIILRLKKLIKKKELSKDDVSVIYVDKTKNGSVCHILKLDDNGDFIDNWPNGFFEESFEEIFG